The Lemur catta isolate mLemCat1 chromosome X, mLemCat1.pri, whole genome shotgun sequence genome has a window encoding:
- the LOC123627953 gene encoding NEDD8-conjugating enzyme UBE2F isoform X1 — MLTLASKLKRDDGLKGSRTSATASDSTRRVSVRDKLLVKEVAELEANLPCTCKVHFPDPNKLHCFQLTVTPDEGYYQGGKFQFETEVPDAYNMVPPKVKCLTRIWHPNITETGEICLSLLREHSIDGTGWAPTRTLKDVVWGLNSLFTDLLNFDDPLNIEAAEHHLRDKEDFRNKVDDYIKRYAR, encoded by the coding sequence ATGCTAACGCTAGCAAGCAAACTGAAGCGCGATGACGGTCTCAAAGGGTCCCGGACGTCAGCCACAGCGTCCGACTCCACTCGGAGGGTTTCTGTGAGAGACAAGTTGCTTGTTAAAGAGGTTGCAGAACTTGAAGCTAATTTACCTTGTACATGTAAAGTGCATTTTCCTGATCCAAACAAGCTTCATTGCTTTCAGCTAACTGTAACCCCAGATGAGGGTTACTACCAGGGTGGAAAATTTCAGTTTGAAACTGAAGTTCCCGATGCGTACAACATGGTGCCTCCCAAAGTGAAATGCTTGACCAGGATTTGGCACCCCAACATCACAGAGACAGGTGAAATTTGTCTAAGTTTACTGAGGGAACACTCGATTGACGGCACTGGCTGGGCTCCCACAAGAACACTGAAGGATGTTGTTTGGGGATTAAACTCTTTGTTTACTgatcttttgaattttgatgatCCACTGAATATTGAAGCTGCAGAACATCATTTGCGGGACAAGGAGGACTTCCGGAACAAAGTGGATGACTACATCAAGCGTTACGCCAGATGA
- the LOC123627953 gene encoding NEDD8-conjugating enzyme UBE2F isoform X2 — translation MVLGAGPASPVSGCPEVAELEANLPCTCKVHFPDPNKLHCFQLTVTPDEGYYQGGKFQFETEVPDAYNMVPPKVKCLTRIWHPNITETGEICLSLLREHSIDGTGWAPTRTLKDVVWGLNSLFTDLLNFDDPLNIEAAEHHLRDKEDFRNKVDDYIKRYAR, via the exons ATGGTGTTGGGCGCCGGGCCCGCCTCGCCTGTCTCCGGGTGCCCAG AGGTTGCAGAACTTGAAGCTAATTTACCTTGTACATGTAAAGTGCATTTTCCTGATCCAAACAAGCTTCATTGCTTTCAGCTAACTGTAACCCCAGATGAGGGTTACTACCAGGGTGGAAAATTTCAGTTTGAAACTGAAGTTCCCGATGCGTACAACATGGTGCCTCCCAAAGTGAAATGCTTGACCAGGATTTGGCACCCCAACATCACAGAGACAGGTGAAATTTGTCTAAGTTTACTGAGGGAACACTCGATTGACGGCACTGGCTGGGCTCCCACAAGAACACTGAAGGATGTTGTTTGGGGATTAAACTCTTTGTTTACTgatcttttgaattttgatgatCCACTGAATATTGAAGCTGCAGAACATCATTTGCGGGACAAGGAGGACTTCCGGAACAAAGTGGATGACTACATCAAGCGTTACGCCAGATGA